DNA sequence from the Cohnella herbarum genome:
AAGACGAGGGAATAGAAGAAGAAAAGCCTGATTTGCAACGGATTGCGTATTCTCAGTCTGACCACCCCTTGGGTTTATTTTAGCACAAGCCCAAGGAGAATTAGCCGATAGGAACGAAATATGGTCAATAATCCAGAACGGCCGAACAATCTTCCATATTTCCCGAGGGATCGATTATTGTATAGTACACACAACGCTATTTTCCGGGAGGATAAGGCGGACTGGACAGGATCGGAGGCAATCGGAATGATGTTAACGGCGCATGCGCCTCGTACAACAAGATCTGGAACAAGCTGATGACGTTCTGACCGATCGCCCGTCCGCAAGTTTGTCCAAAAATCCAGACCGGCCGAACGATCCTCTATATCCCGCATGACATTCCGTTTGCAATAATGATCATGCATACAAATGGATTGAAAATTCAGATTAATGGAGGTCATCGCTTGTTAAAAAGAAATGGCAAGTTAGGAATTACGCTATTGGTAACCGCTCTCATGACGTCGATTCTGGCCGCGTGCGGAGGGAACTCCAATAATGCGTCCTCGCAGGAACCCGCAGGCTCGCCTTCGGCGGGAGCGTCCGTTTCGGCAAGTCCAAGCGCTTCCCCGAGCAAGGAGCCGGTCGAAATGGTACTCGCGACTTTCAACGCTTGGGGCGAGTCCGAAGGGCTGAAGAGCGCCATAGCCGCTTACGAGGAGTCGACAGGCAACACGGTTCGCGTCGACGTCTATCCCGACGACCAGTTCATCAATATCTTGAAAACCAAAATGTCGACCAACGACGCGCCGGATCTGTTCATGGCTAACGCCGGCGACGGCATGATTCCCTTCTCCTTCCTCGAACCTCTTCAAGGACCGTGGGTGGACAAGACGCTCGACAGCGTGAAGCTCTTCACGGCGAAAGACGGAGTAGCGTACGAGGCCTATGCGTTCCCGCTCGGATATTTCGGCGCGATCTATAACAAGAAAGTGTTCGAGAAGGCCGGAGTCAAAGTGCCGATGATGAACTACGCGGAGTTGATGGACGGTTTGAAGAAGATTCAAGGAACGGGAGTCACGCCGATCTTCATCCCGGGCAAGGACAGCTGGACTTACCAGATGCTGCAAGCCGTCGGCGGCGTCTACTCGGTTACCGACGAAGACGCGGCGAAGATGGCCAAGAACGAGACGAAACCTTCCGAGATGCCCGGCTTCATGCAGTTCGCCGAGCGCATGAATTCTCTCGTTCCTTATACGAACAAAGACCATTTGTCTCTACTGATCGCGGATGGCTATCAAGGACTGCTTGACGGCAAGTACGGAATGACCGTTCTCGGCGATTGGCTGTACGACGATCTCGCCAAGCTCGATGCCGAGAAAGTCAAGGATTTGGGTTTCATGCCGTTCACGATGGACGATTCGAAGATCAGCGCCGTCGTTAACTTGTCGGGACGCGCGCTGGGCGTGCCGCTGAACAGCAAGCATAAGCAAGAAGCGAAGGATTTGGTCAATTATTTGATGGAACCGGATCACTTCAACTTGCTGGTTAAGCCCGTACAGGGCGCGGCGCCATACAAGGACTACGATACCGAGAAGAGCGTTTGGCAGGAAGAGATGGACGGCTACATTGCCCAAACCGGGATGCCGGTCACGCTCGACGTTATCCGCCAGCGCTTCCCGACTTTCCCGCTCGGTACGGATGCGGGCAAACCGTTCCTGGATATTTTCAACGGCAAAGACATCAAGAAGGCTTTCGATGACTGGTATACGGACTATGCGCAATATAACCGCACCGTCCAAACCCCGGGCTGGTAATCGGCTCTGCGGTTAAACACGCCGCCGCGAACCGGGAAACCGGCGCGGCGGTTTCATTGGAAAGGGGGTACGGCATGCGATCTAAAGGAATATCCAGGCAATATACGGTGCTGTTCGTCCTTCCGGCTTTTTGCCTATTCAGTCTATTCTTCATTTTGCCTAATTTGTCGGGACTCGTGATGGCGTTCACGAACTGGTCTTCCTACTTTCCGTTGCATCCCAAATTCAACGGCTGGCGGAACTTTCAAGACTTGTTCGAATCGCCGGTATTCGCGATTTCCGTACGAAACACGCTGATCTTCACAGCCGCCACGACCGTCGTGAAAATCGTCGTCGGTTTCGGCTTGGCGCTCATCTTGAACAACGGCGTTAAATTCAAAAATACTTACAGAACGATTATTTTTTCGCCGTTCGTGTTTAATCCGCTCGTCATCGCTTATGTTTTCAGCGCGCTCTACCAACCGACTTTCGGACCGATCAATACGCTGCTTCGCTACGTCGGTCTCGGGTTCTTGGCTCAGAACTGGTTGACCGACACCAAGTATGCCATGACGGCTATCTGCGTAATGGATATATGGATGTCGATCGGCGCTATCGTCGTCATTTTCCTGACGGGTCTGCAGTCCGTTCCGAAGGAATACTACGAAGCCGCTACGGTGGACGGCGCGGGCGGAATCAGCAAGTTCAGGAACATTACGTTTCCGCTTACGATCTATTCGCTGTGCATCAATACGATTCTCTGTCTCATCGGAGGCGCGAAGGTGTTCGGACAAGTTTACGGTTTGACGAACGGAGGGCCGGCTGACGCGACGCAAGTTTACGGCACGTTCATTTTCAAATCATTTTCTTCGGGCTTGTTCGGTTATTCCGCGGCGGCGGGTTTGCTGTTCACGGTCGTCATCAGTCTGGTCAGCTTTATTACTCTCGGCTTGTTCCGCAGACTGGAGGTCGATTATTGATGAAGCGCACCTTAAAGTTCCGTTCGGCAACCGTTCTTCTGGAAGCGGTCATGGTAGTCGTCGCCTTATGTTACCTCATGCCTATCTGGATTGTCGTGGTCAACTCGCTTAAAGACACGCTCGGTGCCAATCGACTCGGTTACAGCTGGCCCGAAAGTCTCCATTTCAATAATTATGTTCAAGTATTCGAGAAGTCTAACGCGCTTCAAGGCTTGATCAACGGCGTGTTTATCGGCGTCACGGTCGTCGTTATTTCCGGATTTCTGGCTGCCATGGCGGCGTATTACATTGCTAGAAAAGGCTCGAGATTCTCCAAGTTTACTTCGCTCTATTTTCTGACGGGGATTATCGTTCCGACGGCAATCATCCCGACCTACTTCACGATGCTCGTTCTGCACCTGAATAACACGTATTTGGGTATTATCTCTATATTTATCGCGTATACGCTGCCTTTAAGCATATTCCTATATACCGGGTTTATCAGGACGATCCCGCGGGAGATCGACGAAGCGGCCATCATAGACGGCAGCCGTCCGATTCAGATGTTTTTCCGAATCGTTTTTCCTTTGCTTGCTCCGGTCACGGTTACCGTTATCGTCTTTAACTTCATCGGCGTTTGGAACGATGTGACGACCTACCTTTACTTCGCCGGGGGAGACAAATGGCCGCTTCCTATGACGGTTTTTAAATTCTACGGAAAGTTCAGTCAGAGATGGGACCTCTTATTCGCTGATATTATGATCGCAATCATCCCATGCCTGATTTTCTTCATTGCGGGTCAAAAATACATGGTGGCCGGCATTACCGCCGGTTCGGTTAAATCCTGAGCGCGATGGAGGCGGACCATGAACTACGCGGATAGCCGGCATGTTAAGCATTGGCACTGCCATCCTCTGATCGGGGATCCTTCGTTCGACGCGTTCTCCGAATTTGCCGGCAACCCCGTCCACGCCGGAATCGGCGTATGGGATTGGCCGGTTAACGGATATTTCTTCATCGATCCCGTATCCGGGAATTGGTATTTTTACGTAAGCCTGTATTCGAAAGGATATGTCCATCTTGGAGTCATTACGCTTCTGCGCTCGACGGACGGAGGGGCAAGCTGGCACAACGCCGGACCCGTATTCGACGGCCGGGGGTTGGCCGATCGGTATACGCCGAAAGATGCGGCGCTCGCGACTCTCGATGCTTCCGTCGTGTACGAGGATGGAATCTATCATATGATTTACGGCTGGGGCTCGCTGAAGGAGGAGCAAGGGGGCATCGCGTATGCTTCGGCTTCCCGACCGGAAGGCCCCTTCATTAAGCATCCGCATCCGCTCCGCAACGAAACGGATCAGCCGCTGCTTAAGGGGATGTATAAGCGAACTTACGCCAGCACGCTGATTCGGCGTTCCGAAGATTGGCTGATCGTCGCCATGATGAGCATGTCGCGCAATACGGGAGGCTCCTGGTCGCTGGCGGCGCTCGTCGCCGATCGGCCCGACGGGCCGTATGGCGATCCGGCGTTCCTTCTGTATCCGCAAAGCTTGAAGTATCATCCTGCTCCGCTTGAATTCTATCCCGCCTACGTGTACGGCGGTTACGTATATGCGCCCGCCACTTCCGTCGGCAGCAATCGTTCTTATCAGGCGTTATTTCGTGCCGAATTGGAAAAAGCGCATCTGGAAGAAGCCTGGGAGCTGTATCAAGAGGGCTCCTGCTGGCACTCTTTCACCCGCGACCATGAGCGATATGGGATATGGGGACAGACATACTCCGGACAAGTAACCGCTGACGGAATGCTTTATGCGATGTATCCCGCGTTGAACGAGCGCGGCGAAGGGACGATCAACGCCGCTTCGCGTCCTTGGACGGAGCCGTACGCGGACCGCTTCGTGCTCTCCGCCAACAATGCGCCTGCCGTTAGTTTCGTCCGTCAAGCCTACGAGGAATTCACGATGAGCGCCGAGATCGTCAGTACCGGGTTATTTACCGTCGTCTGGAGCTGGAATGGACCGGTCGGTTCGACGGTCATGCCGCGATGGGCGGACGGCGAGCCCGATCCGCGCATGTTCGCGGACGGTATCGGTCTTACCGTTCAAGGCGGCGCGGTTGCCTTGATTCATATCGCGAGGGACGGAACGAAGCGTATTCTAGCGACCGGGGGCGAAGACGGCGAGGCGCTTTCCGTTTGGGCCAAATCCGATCGGCATGATTACGGCGATCGTCATCCTTTCGGAAAGCCGGCCAACTATCGCATTACCGTCGAGCAAAGGCAAGAAGGATGCAAAGCGACGGTTAACGGCATCGAGATGGAAATCGGGCTGGCCGCCGTATCCGGACGTATCGGTATCATCGCGAGCGGGGGCGTCATCGCCGAATGTTCGCGTCTGGATATACAGGGGGAGGGGCGGGAGCATTGGGTAAACCTGCTGCCTTCGGAAGGACTGGCCGGATCGGCGCAAAGCCCGGATCGCTGGGAGGCGGAGGAGTCCGCCGATTATAAGCACGGAATCGGCTATCTTTCGGTTGATCGCCGGGGCTTCGCGGAAGAAAGCGAGCATAGGCTCAAGTGGAACTTCCGCGGCGACGCATTCCGACTTCGGATGCCGGTGAAGGCATACGGCAGGGCAACCGCGTATTTGGACGGACGGAAGCTGGAGGAATTGGTTTTACGGCCGGAGGACGGTGCGGATACGGCTTCGCGCGTCGTGCTTGAGCGGAATGGATTAACGGACGAGCGTCATGCGCTGGTTGTGATATTGGAGGAAGGCGTTATGCGCTGTGACGGTTTCTCCTACCGGACGGGCCGGAATTCGAATAGATAGGAGCTCATACGAGATGAGAGTTATCGTGGGCGGTTTTATTCAGGAAAGCAACACGTTCAGCAAGGCAGTGCCTACCGTGGACGATTTTCTCCGCTATTATTTCGCGGCGGACGAGAAGATGGCGGAGGATCGCTCCGCGCGCAACGAATTGAACGGATTCTATCAAGCGGCGGAAGAGGAAGGCGTAGAGCTTCTTCCGACGCTGTACACGGGAGCGGTATCTTCGGGAAGAATCGGCAGGAAGACTCTGAACGAGCTGAAAGAAATGATGTTCGGCAGAATTCGCCGATCGCTGCCTGCGGACGGCGTACTGCTAGCCTTGCACGGAGCATGGTCGGCGGAGGACGAAGACGACGTTGCCGGAGAGATTCTGGCGGATGTAAGAGAGCTGGTCGGTCCGGAAGTACCTATCGTCATTACGCTCGATTCGCACGCGAACGTTACGCGCCGGATGGTGGATATCGTCGACGCGCTGGTCGGCTATCATACTTTTCCTCATGTGGATTATCAGGAAACGGGCTACAAAGCGGCGAAGCTTCTGTTCGACCGAATTCGAGGACGCCTGAAACCGATCATTGCTTATCGCAAAGTGCCGATGATCGTTCCCGCGGAAAGTCAACAGACTTATCGAGGTCCGATGCGGGAGCTGTGGGCGGAGGTGGAGATCGGAGAGAGCGACGGGAGCGCCATCGAGACGTCGTTGTTCGCGGTTCAACCTTGGCTCGACGTGAAGGAGATGGGTTGCTCGATCGTCGTCGTCGGCGAGGACCGGACGCGCGCGGAAGCGGAAGCCGACCGGCTAGCGTCGCTCATGTGGGACAGGCGTCGGGCATTCGATGTACGGCTATATTCGGTGCCGGAGATCGTATCGTTGTTGGCCGACGGCAAGGAAGAAGCGGGTCCGATGATCGTATCGGATTCGGCGGACAGTCCCGGAGCCGGTTCTCCCGGTGACAGCGTCCACGTGCTTCGTCAATTGCTTGAGTTGAACGCCCATAAGCGCCTTACGGCGATGCTGACGGTCGTCGACGCCGCGGCCGCGCTTCAGGCGGTTGCCGCAGGAGAGGGAAGTTCAATTCGGGTGTCGCTAGGGCACTCGGTATCGACGGATGCGGGCATTCCCCTCGAAGTTGAAGGCACGGTGACGAAGATAGGTAGCGGCAAGTTCCGGTTCGGGAACGGTTTTATCGAGAACCTCGAAGGAAACATGGGGACTTGCGCGGTTATCGCCATCGGGGGCATTTCCATCGTCGTCATGGAACGGGCGGTGTTTACCGGCGATCCGGCGCTGTATCGCAGCGTGGGATTGGAACCGCTGAAGGCGGATCTGGTCATGGTGAAGTCGGCGAATCAGTTCCGCTCGGAATACGAGAAACTATCGAACGAAATCTATATTTTAGACACTCCGGGAGCCAGTACGGCCAATCTTCTCTCGCTCGCCTTCGACCGCGTGCCGAGGCCGATCTATCCGTTCGACGAGATGGACGATTGGCGGATTCGCAGGTAGAACGAGGCGGCAATAGGAGCGAATCTAACAACGGGAAGAGGGTTCGGCATTTATGGAAGATCGCGTCTACGAGAGTCAGAAGGTTCGCAAAATCAGTTTCGAAGGCGATGCGTTGCGCATGTCGATGGATTGGAGCGTCGAGGATCTCGACAAGATCCAAGTGCTCGTGGAGAGCACGGCAGGCGCCAGCCATCCGAGCTCTTATCATCTGGGCGAGCTTGTCGCCGAGATCGAGAAAGGCGTCTATCAGTTCGGCGGCAAGCCCGCTATTTATACGGCGACGGACATCTGCGACGGAGTCGCGCAAGCGCACGGCGGCATGCATTATTCGCTTCCGTCGAGAGATCTGATCGCATCGATGGTCGAGATCCATGCGCTCGCGACCCCGTTCGACGCGATGGTGCTTTCCTCCGCCGGAGACAAGGCGGTGCCCGCGCATCTAATGGCCATCGCGCGTCTCGATATTCCCGCGATCCACATGCCGGGAGGAGCGATGGGGGCGGGGCCATGCTTGCGTTCCAACGAAGAGTTATGGCATATGAGCGTCGAGGTTGATAAAGGGCAGATGACGAAGGAAGAATTTCTGGCCTTCCAACGCGCATGCTGCCCGACTTGCGGCGCTTGCCAGTATATGGGTACGGCCGCGACCATGCAGGCGATGGCCGAAGCACTCGGGCTCGCGCTGCCTTGGTCGGCGCTCATTCCGGCGACGAACGCGGAAATCCGCCGGTCCGCCCGGGATGCAGGCCAACAGGTTATGCGCCTTGCGCGAGCCGGGATCGTGCCTTCGATGATTCTGACGAAGAAGGCGTTCGAGAACGCGATCAGCGTGCATTCGGCGATCGGCGGCTCGCTGAACGCCGTCATGCATCTGATCGCGATCGCCCGGGAAGCCGGCATCGAGCTGCGGGCGGAGGAATTCGACGAGATCCACCGGCGCGTTCCGGTGCTCGTGGATACGAAGACGGCGGGGCATTATCCGACGGAATTGTTCTGGTATGCGGGCGGCGTGCCGTTCGTCATGAACGAGATTCGCGAATTTCTTCATTTGGACGTCTTAACGGCTACCGGCAAGACGCTGGGGGAAAATCTGGACGACTTTAATAAAAACGAGATGCCGCGGTTCGCGGAGATGTTCCTCGCCAACTACAAGCTGAATCGCCGGGATCTTATCTACACGGTCAAGAAACCGCTCAAGCCCGAAGGCGCGCTGGCCGTATTGAAGGGCAATCTCGCTCCCGCGGGCGCGACGATCAAGAAGTTCGCCGTCGTTGCCGACATGCAGGTGCACCAAGGGCCGGCCAAGGTATTTGATCGCGAGCGCGACGCAGTCGATGCACTGCTCGCGAAGCGCATCGTGCCCGGAGACGTCGTCGTCATCCGGTATCAAGGACCGAAAGCGGTCGGCATGCCCGAGATGTTCTTCATGTCGGAGCTCATCGCCTCCGATCCGGAGCTGTCCCGTACGACGTCGCTCGTGACGGACGGACGTTTCTCCGGGGCGACGCGCGGACCGTGCGTCGGTTACCTCGGTCCCGAAGCGCTGGACGGAGGTCCGATCGCGGCGGTACGGGACGGCGATCTCATTCGGATCGACATTCCGGGACGAAGCATCGACATCGTCGGCATCGAAGGCGCGGAGCTGGCCGCGGCGGAAATCGAGACCGTACTCGCCGAACGGCTCCGGCAGTGGTCGCCGCCCGAGTTTAAACATAAGGGCGCGCTGCGCCAATATACGGCATTGGCTCTCCCGGCGCTCGAGGGCGGTTCGGCTTCGAGGAGCGGCCTATGAGACTGTCGGGTCAGACGGCCATCGTGACCGGGGCCGCCCGTTCGATCGGAGCCTCGATCGCCAAACGCTTCGCGCGGGAAGGGGCGAAGGTCGCTATCGTAGACGTCGCCAATCCCGAGTTGGCGGAGCAGGTCGTTGCCGAAATCGTGCAGGCGGGCGGCGAGGCGATGTTCGTTCGGGCGGACGTCTCTCGTCGTGCAGATGTCGAAGCGATGGTCCAAGCGGTTGCGAGCCGGTTCGGCCCGGTCGATATTCTCGTCAACAACGCGGGTATCGATCCGCGCAAAAACTGGCTCGAAATTACCGAGGAGGATTGGGATCATATCATGGGCGTCAACGTTCGCTCCCAGTTCCTATGCTCCCAAGCCGTTTTTCCTTACATGAAAGAGCGGGGCCGCGGCAAAATCGTCAACGTCTCGTCCGTAACCTTCCTGACCGGTCAGCGTAATCTGCTGCACTACGTCTCGTCCAAAGGAGCCGTCATCGGCTTTACCAGGGCGCTTGCGCGGGAGGTGGGCGCGCACGGGATTACCGTGAATTGCCTCATGCCGGGTGCCGTGCTGACCGAGACGGAGCTGGCACGGTTCAGCGAGGCGGAACTTGCCGCGTCCGCGACGATGCTGGCGGCGGCTCAATGCTTCTCCCGCCGGGAAAACGCCTACGACCTCGAGGGCGCTTTCGTCTTCCTGGCTTCGGAGGACAGCGACTTTATTACCGGACAGACGCTGAATGTAGATGGCGGCTGGATGTTCCATTAGGAGGAAAAATAATGGCTGACCTTATATTGCATTACGATCGCAAGACATCTCCGCTTAAACGGGTGCACGGCGTGAACAACGGCCCCGTATGCTACGGCTCTTTAATGGACGTATCCGTCTATTATGAAAAGGCGGGCATCCCTCTTGTCCGGCTGCACGATACCAATTGGCCAAATCCGGGAGAAGTGGATATTCATACGATTTTCCGGGATATGAACCGGGATGAGGATGATCCGGCAAGCTACGATTTCTCCCGCACGGACGAATATATCGCTTCCGTATTGGCGACGGGCGCGAAAATCGTTTACCGACTCGGAGAGAGCATCGAACATACGAAAGTCAAATACTACGTGCATCCGCCAGCCGATATGGACAAGTGGGCGCGCATCTGCGTGAACATCATCCGCCATTACAATGAAGGCTGGGCGAACGGATTCCATTACGATATCCGTTACTGGGAAATCTGGAACGAGCCGGACAACCCAGACCGGCAATGCATGTGGTCCGGCACGCCGGAGCAATATTACGACCTGTACCGGATCGCAGTCACGGCCATCAAAGCGCATGATCCTGCGCTGAAAGTCGGAGGCCAAGCCGCGACGATGGTCAATATGCCCTTCACGGAAGGGTTCGTAGCCTATTGTCGCCAGCACGAATTGCCTCTCGACTTTTTCACGTGGCATACGTACGCGGACGATCCCCGACAGATTGAAGCCAATGCGCTGAAAGCCCGCAAACTGCTGGATGATGCGGGTTATATCCAGACGGAAAGCCATCTTAACGAATGGAATTACATGCGGGCCGACGAGGGAGCGAATGACGAAATCTGGCGTCAGCTATGGAAGCCGGGCGGCGAGACGTTCCGTCGCAATCTGTTCGAACGACAGAAGAACGAAGAGGGAGCATCCTTCATCGCCGCCGTATTCGCCATGCTGCAAGATGCACCGGTCGACGAGGCGAACTACTATGACGGGCAACCGCACGAGCTGTACAGCGGATTGTTCGACGCCTATTGCATTCCGCAGAAATCTTATCGCGTGTTCGAGAAATTCGAATCGCTGTCGGTGTATTCTAGCAGAGCGGAAGTATCGGTGCGGGCGGAAGGCCTTTACGCGTTGGCCATGACGTCTGAGAACGGACAATCGGCGCTATGGGTCAGTAACTTCAGCGGCGAGAGCCGGGAGTACACGATCGAACTGGAAGGAAGCTCGATGTCGGCGACGTATCCCACCTATGCGGAGTGGGAACTGTTGGATCGGTCGCGCGACTTCGGTCAAGTTGAACCGGCACGCCTTAAGGACGGGCGGGTCGAATTGTTCCTTCCGCGGAACTCGGTGCTTGTGCTGCGATTCGGCCGCGAAGCCAACGATGGGCAGGCGGCGGAATGAATGCGGATATAAGCCCGAGCGAAATCGGACAGGCCGAGCTCTCTCTTCGCGATCATTTCCGCGATCCGGGCGCGGAATACCGTTCTAGTCCCTTCTGGGCTTGGAACGGACGGTTGGACGCCGCGGAATTGATCCGGCAGGCGGAACAGATGAAGGAGCAGGGCATGGGCGGCTTCTTCATGCACTCGCGCGAAGGGTTAGAGACGGAATATATGGGCGAGGAATGGATGTCCTGCGTCGCGGAAGTCGTAGCAGCCGCCCGCAAGCTTGGGCTTCGTGCTTGGTTATACGACGAGGACCGTTTTCCTTCGGGGGGAGCGGGAGGACGGGTGGCATCGATGGGCGACGCTTATCGAGCCAAGGCGGTGACGCTGGAAATGAGAGCCGCCCCTCCCCGGGCGGAGGAAGAGGGGATGTTGGCGGTGTTCCGGGCGCGTCTGCGCGAAGGAACAACGATCATTTCCCTGGAACGCGTACTGGACGAGGCGTCCGAGCAAGAAGGGCCGGAGGCGAATCATGAAGGTCGCGATGGAGAAGGGGAGAAGGGTGCGCCGGTATGGCTGCTGCTGCGCCGCGAAGTGTCCGCCGGCAGCGAGTGGTTCAACGGCGAGGCGCCGGTCGACAACTTGAATCCGGATGCCGTAACCGCCTTTATCTCCGTCACGCATGAGCCGTACAAGCGGCTTGTCGGCGAAGATTTTGGCGGCGCGATTCCCGGAATCTTCACGGACGAACCGAGCATCGCCGACTTTCATTGCCGTTACGCGGAGGGGAGACCCTGGCTTCCTTGGACGGAAGATTTCGGTGATCGTTTTCTAGAGAAGCGGGGCTACGATCTGATCGCAAGATTGCCTTACCTGTTCTTGGAGGGAGCAAAGTCTGCCAAGACGAGGCACGACTACTGGAGAACGATCTCCGAATGCTTCGAGGATGCGTACTCCAGGCAGATCGGCGAATGGTGCGAAGCGAACGGACTTGCTTTTACCGGACATTATTTAATCGAGCATAATCTTGGGATTTCTACTCGCGTCACCGGCGCGGTTATGCCGCATTACCGCCATCAGCACGTTCCCGGCATCGACATCCTGGACGAGAAAACCGAGGAATGGCTGACTGTTAAGCAATGCACGAGCGTTGCCCATCAATACGGTCGCAAACATGTACTGAGCGAGACTTACGGTTGCTGCGGATGGGACTTCACCTTCGAAGGCCAGAAGTGGATCGGAGATTGGCAGTTCGCGATGGGCGTGACGATCAGATGCCAGCATCTGTCGTTGTATAGTCTGAATGGTTGCCGCAAGCGGGATTTTCCGCCGGTATTCGGCGATGTTTCCCCCTGGTGGAAATACAATAGTGTAATGGAAAATTATTTTGCGAGACTGGCGGCCGTATTAAGCGACGGCGTTCCGATTCGCGATTTGTTGGTGATACATCCCGCGTCGACCGCTTGGACGATGGTGGGCAGCGATCCGCATTCTTATCTTCAATGGGAGGATCCGAGCTTGCTTGCCGTTAACGAATACGAGGCGGAGCTCGTCCGGACAATGAAGACGCTGCTTGGTCAGCATATCGACTTCGATTTCGGTGACGAAACGATCATGGCTGATGACGGGGACGTGCGGGATGGGAAGCTGTTCGTCAAGAA
Encoded proteins:
- a CDS encoding GH39 family glycosyl hydrolase; the protein is MADLILHYDRKTSPLKRVHGVNNGPVCYGSLMDVSVYYEKAGIPLVRLHDTNWPNPGEVDIHTIFRDMNRDEDDPASYDFSRTDEYIASVLATGAKIVYRLGESIEHTKVKYYVHPPADMDKWARICVNIIRHYNEGWANGFHYDIRYWEIWNEPDNPDRQCMWSGTPEQYYDLYRIAVTAIKAHDPALKVGGQAATMVNMPFTEGFVAYCRQHELPLDFFTWHTYADDPRQIEANALKARKLLDDAGYIQTESHLNEWNYMRADEGANDEIWRQLWKPGGETFRRNLFERQKNEEGASFIAAVFAMLQDAPVDEANYYDGQPHELYSGLFDAYCIPQKSYRVFEKFESLSVYSSRAEVSVRAEGLYALAMTSENGQSALWVSNFSGESREYTIELEGSSMSATYPTYAEWELLDRSRDFGQVEPARLKDGRVELFLPRNSVLVLRFGREANDGQAAE
- a CDS encoding carbohydrate ABC transporter permease produces the protein MKRTLKFRSATVLLEAVMVVVALCYLMPIWIVVVNSLKDTLGANRLGYSWPESLHFNNYVQVFEKSNALQGLINGVFIGVTVVVISGFLAAMAAYYIARKGSRFSKFTSLYFLTGIIVPTAIIPTYFTMLVLHLNNTYLGIISIFIAYTLPLSIFLYTGFIRTIPREIDEAAIIDGSRPIQMFFRIVFPLLAPVTVTVIVFNFIGVWNDVTTYLYFAGGDKWPLPMTVFKFYGKFSQRWDLLFADIMIAIIPCLIFFIAGQKYMVAGITAGSVKS
- a CDS encoding M81 family metallopeptidase yields the protein MRVIVGGFIQESNTFSKAVPTVDDFLRYYFAADEKMAEDRSARNELNGFYQAAEEEGVELLPTLYTGAVSSGRIGRKTLNELKEMMFGRIRRSLPADGVLLALHGAWSAEDEDDVAGEILADVRELVGPEVPIVITLDSHANVTRRMVDIVDALVGYHTFPHVDYQETGYKAAKLLFDRIRGRLKPIIAYRKVPMIVPAESQQTYRGPMRELWAEVEIGESDGSAIETSLFAVQPWLDVKEMGCSIVVVGEDRTRAEAEADRLASLMWDRRRAFDVRLYSVPEIVSLLADGKEEAGPMIVSDSADSPGAGSPGDSVHVLRQLLELNAHKRLTAMLTVVDAAAALQAVAAGEGSSIRVSLGHSVSTDAGIPLEVEGTVTKIGSGKFRFGNGFIENLEGNMGTCAVIAIGGISIVVMERAVFTGDPALYRSVGLEPLKADLVMVKSANQFRSEYEKLSNEIYILDTPGASTANLLSLAFDRVPRPIYPFDEMDDWRIRR
- the ilvD gene encoding dihydroxy-acid dehydratase codes for the protein MEDRVYESQKVRKISFEGDALRMSMDWSVEDLDKIQVLVESTAGASHPSSYHLGELVAEIEKGVYQFGGKPAIYTATDICDGVAQAHGGMHYSLPSRDLIASMVEIHALATPFDAMVLSSAGDKAVPAHLMAIARLDIPAIHMPGGAMGAGPCLRSNEELWHMSVEVDKGQMTKEEFLAFQRACCPTCGACQYMGTAATMQAMAEALGLALPWSALIPATNAEIRRSARDAGQQVMRLARAGIVPSMILTKKAFENAISVHSAIGGSLNAVMHLIAIAREAGIELRAEEFDEIHRRVPVLVDTKTAGHYPTELFWYAGGVPFVMNEIREFLHLDVLTATGKTLGENLDDFNKNEMPRFAEMFLANYKLNRRDLIYTVKKPLKPEGALAVLKGNLAPAGATIKKFAVVADMQVHQGPAKVFDRERDAVDALLAKRIVPGDVVVIRYQGPKAVGMPEMFFMSELIASDPELSRTTSLVTDGRFSGATRGPCVGYLGPEALDGGPIAAVRDGDLIRIDIPGRSIDIVGIEGAELAAAEIETVLAERLRQWSPPEFKHKGALRQYTALALPALEGGSASRSGL
- a CDS encoding ABC transporter substrate-binding protein; this encodes MLKRNGKLGITLLVTALMTSILAACGGNSNNASSQEPAGSPSAGASVSASPSASPSKEPVEMVLATFNAWGESEGLKSAIAAYEESTGNTVRVDVYPDDQFINILKTKMSTNDAPDLFMANAGDGMIPFSFLEPLQGPWVDKTLDSVKLFTAKDGVAYEAYAFPLGYFGAIYNKKVFEKAGVKVPMMNYAELMDGLKKIQGTGVTPIFIPGKDSWTYQMLQAVGGVYSVTDEDAAKMAKNETKPSEMPGFMQFAERMNSLVPYTNKDHLSLLIADGYQGLLDGKYGMTVLGDWLYDDLAKLDAEKVKDLGFMPFTMDDSKISAVVNLSGRALGVPLNSKHKQEAKDLVNYLMEPDHFNLLVKPVQGAAPYKDYDTEKSVWQEEMDGYIAQTGMPVTLDVIRQRFPTFPLGTDAGKPFLDIFNGKDIKKAFDDWYTDYAQYNRTVQTPGW
- a CDS encoding carbohydrate ABC transporter permease; the encoded protein is MRSKGISRQYTVLFVLPAFCLFSLFFILPNLSGLVMAFTNWSSYFPLHPKFNGWRNFQDLFESPVFAISVRNTLIFTAATTVVKIVVGFGLALILNNGVKFKNTYRTIIFSPFVFNPLVIAYVFSALYQPTFGPINTLLRYVGLGFLAQNWLTDTKYAMTAICVMDIWMSIGAIVVIFLTGLQSVPKEYYEAATVDGAGGISKFRNITFPLTIYSLCINTILCLIGGAKVFGQVYGLTNGGPADATQVYGTFIFKSFSSGLFGYSAAAGLLFTVVISLVSFITLGLFRRLEVDY
- a CDS encoding SDR family NAD(P)-dependent oxidoreductase — translated: MRLSGQTAIVTGAARSIGASIAKRFAREGAKVAIVDVANPELAEQVVAEIVQAGGEAMFVRADVSRRADVEAMVQAVASRFGPVDILVNNAGIDPRKNWLEITEEDWDHIMGVNVRSQFLCSQAVFPYMKERGRGKIVNVSSVTFLTGQRNLLHYVSSKGAVIGFTRALAREVGAHGITVNCLMPGAVLTETELARFSEAELAASATMLAAAQCFSRRENAYDLEGAFVFLASEDSDFITGQTLNVDGGWMFH